One window from the genome of Gadus macrocephalus chromosome 7, ASM3116895v1 encodes:
- the LOC132461444 gene encoding uncharacterized protein LOC132461444, producing MERIQELLLTLQPGAGGAVADIQPDPSLGDVPGTDDVLSLAASANLFSEGVTGEEASNAFGEASRSSAQSSGHSTEGNPIGAVIRTALARLGLDAPQADLAQPSAFFRRSPATAPFSVPPSEEYLKELHLCWKDAKALPRPSSSARALAAMRDPAQYGLGCMPPVEPAIASLILTPDQALRPDARCPRPQCRVTDDLLSKAYDAAARMGRIGNSLSHLMLALSTSLQQAAVEPSTQDLSDASLQAFALMSRELGRVMSTLVQTRRQVWLAQSPLTEACRKALRAVPVVPGELFGPRAPPAAPRGRYQPPRSYPARDEGLRRSRRSAQQPADSFRAPARPGSLGPRSLTVPTPAPGLRPGQDDSRPRPDEGRSSGPGAIRPPGQGCDPVDPQLQPGGFYSAYFLVTKKDGGFRPILDLRGLNMFLKILPFHMLTSADTLRVVARGEWFTTIDLKDAYFHVPVAAHHRRFLRFAYRGRHYQFRVLPFGLSLSPRVFTRVVAAALAPLQAQGMKVLPYLDDWLVCAPSRSQVAQDTARLLLHVARLGLTVNQTKSCLDPSQRVTYLGLVLDSVAMKAYLSPRRVNDILRLLPLFRAGRRLLFIHFLQLLGKLAAASAVVPLGLLSLRPLQMWLNSLHLDAKWHRQRRVKVTLQCLVSLAPWRKRAYLEAGVPMGAIPARQELVTTDACLSGWGAVWQGRTAQGRWSGRDVAQHINVLELRAVQLALASFLPHLTGRHVLVRSDNMATVSQVNHQGGTRSARLLRVSQSLWTWASPRLASLRAVYLPGAQNRAADFLSRRKPPPGEWRLHPEVVESMWGLFGRAEVDLFASEESAHCPLWFSWAEASSPLGQDALAHDWPDRALYAYPPLPLVLPTLQRVLLQGHRLLLVAPFWPGRLWYPLLLRLCCSSPWRLPDRRDLLSQLGGQIWHPDPSRLQLWAWPLQGPTHC from the exons ATGGAGAGGATACAGGaactcctcctgaccctgcaaCCTGGGGCAGGTGGCGCGGTGGCTGACATCCAGCCTGACCCTTCCTTGGGGGATGTGCCGGGGACGGACGATGTCCTGTCGCTGGCGGCATCAGCCAACCTCTTCAGTGAGGGTGTCACGGGGGAGGAAGCCTCAAATGCTTTTGGGGAGGCCTCCCGCTCCTCTGCTCAGAGCTCTGGGCACAGCACAGAGGGTAACCCCATCGGGGCCGTCATCCGTACGGCCCTGGCTCGCCTGGGGCTCGATGCTCCTCAGGCAGACTTGGCCCAGCCTAGCGCCTTTTTCAGGCGCAGCCCTGCCACagcccctttctctgtccctccttcggAGGAGTATTTAAAGGAGCTACACCTCTGCTGGAAGGACGCCAAGGCTCTCCCCCGTCCTTCTTCCAGTGCTCGAGCCTTGGCTGCCATGCGGGATCCAGCGCAGTATGGTTTGGGTTGTATGCCACCCGTTGAGCCCGCCATTGCCTCCCTCATTCTAACCCCCGATCAGGCCTTGCGGCCGGATGCCAGGTGTCCTCGGCCccagtgcagggtcacagacgaccTGCTTTCGAAGGCCTATGACGCAGCAGCACGTATGGGGCGGATTGgcaactccctctcccacctaatGCTGGCGCTCTCGACCTCGCTGCAACAAGCTGCAGTTGAGCCGTCTACACAGGACCTGAGCGACGCGTCCCTACAGGCCTTTGCCCTCATGTCCAGGGAATTGGGGCGTGTTATGTCCACCCTGGTCCAGACTCGCCGCCAGGTTTGGTTGGCTCAGTCGCCCCTGACGGAGGCGTGCAGGAAGGCCCTTAGAGCCGTGCCAGTGGTACCGGGGGAGCTGtttgg GCCTAGAGCCCCCCCGGCTGCCCCCCGGGGCCGCTACCAGCCACCACGCTCTTACCCAGCAAGAGATGAGGGCCTACGCAGGTCTCGGCGGTCCGCCCAGCAGCCCGCTGATAGCTTTcgcgcccccgcccgcccgGGCAGCCTCGGGCCGCGGAGCCTCACCG ttccgacgccggccccaggCCTTCGGCCGGGTCAGGATGACAGTCGTCCGCGACCCGACGAAGGCCGCAGCTCTGGCCCAGGAGCTATCCGCCCTCCTGGCCAAGGGTGCGATCCAGTGGACCCTCAGTTACAACCCGGGGGGTTCTACTCGGCCTACTTTCTGGTAACCAAGAAAGACGGCGGATTCAGGCCCATTCTAGACCTAAGGGGCCTGAACATGTTTTTAAAAATTTTACCATTTCACATGCTCACCTCGGCGGACACCCTGAGGGTAGTTGCCAGGGGGGAGTGGTTCACGACTATAGACCTAAAGGACGCCTATTTTCATGTGCCGGTTGCGGCACACCACAGGCGGTTCCTGAGGTTTGCCTATCGGGGCAGGCATTACCAATTCAGGGTACTTCCCTTCgggctttccctctccccgagggttttcaccagggttgtggcggcagccctcgcacccctgcaggcgcagggcatgaaggtcctgccgtatctggacgactggctggtctgtgcgccctccaggtcccaggtggcccagGACACGGCCCGCCTGCTGTTGCACGTCGCCCGGCTGGGCTTGACGGTGAATCAAACAAAGAGTTGCCTGGACCCTTCCCAACGGGTTACCTATCTGGGGTTGGTCCTGGACTCGGTCGCCATGAAGGCCTACCTTTCACCTCGACGGGTGAACgacatcctccgcctccttcccctcttcagagccggcaggaggctgctttttattcattttcttcagctTCTGGGCAAGCTGGCAGCTGCTTCAGCTGTGGTGCCTCTGGGCTTACTGTCCCTGCGCCCACTCCAAATGTGGCTGAACAGCCTGCACCTAGATGCCAAGTGGCACAGGCAGAGGAGGGTCAAGGTGACCCTGCagtgtcttgtctctctggctccatggagaaagagagcgtatcTGGAGGCAGGCGTGCCCATGGGCGCAATCCCGGCACGCCAGGAGTTGGTGACAACCGACGCCTGCCTCTCGGGATGGGGCGCAGTGTGGCAGGGCAGGACTGCGCAGGGACGGTGGTCTGGCCGGGACGTGGCACAACACATTaatgtgctggaactccggGCTGTGCAGCTGGCATTAGCCAGCTTTCTGCCCCATTTGACAGGCCGGCATGTCCTGGTCCGGTCGGACAACATGGCCACGGTTTCGCAGGTGAACCACCAGgggggcaccaggtcagcacggCTACTCCGGGTATCCCAGAGCCTGTGGACTTGGGCTTCTCCCCGTCTGGCCAGCCTACGGGCAGTCTATTTGCCGGGGGCCCAGAATCGGGcggcagacttcctctcccgacggaagcctccaccgggggaatggcggcttcaccccgaggtggtggagtcaatgtggggcctctttggcagggcagaggtggacctctttgcctcggaggagtcggcgcattgccccctctggttctcctgggcaGAAGCGTCCAGCCCTTTAGGGCAGGACGCGCTGGCGCACGATTGGCCGGACAGGGCTCTTTATGCCTACCCACCATTGCCTCTGGTTCTGCCGACACTCCAGAGGGTCCTTTTGCAGGGCCACCGGCTCCTTCTGGTGGCCCCCTTTTGGCCGGGGAGGCTCTGGTATCCACTGCTgctcaggctctgctgcagctcgccatggcgcctccccgacaggagggatctcctgtcccagctggggggtcagatctggcatcccgacccctctcgcctacagctctgggcttggccaCTGCAGGGCCCGACCCACTGCTGA
- the LOC132461062 gene encoding kinase suppressor of Ras 1-like isoform X2, translating to MQVNGNGCDEPPQRHQAGTPARTPGSSTPTPARTPGSGAPTPARTPGSGTGTPVAAYTLPGTPTLMEEHGSMNNNSGHRGSPQTVRRDIGLAVTHRFSTKSWLSQTCQVCQKNMMFGVKCKHCRLKCHNKCTKEAPSCRITFLPIAKIRRTESVPSDINNPVDRPAEAPQFGTLPKALTKKDHPPALNQLDSSSNPSSTTSSTPSSPAPFQQSNPPSATPPPNPSPKGPRDGRFHFPDVSSPVSLHSELAADAVEAETGADDVHNQLVEDDDEEQEAEEDARLGEHAVDHQQHPDERDEDEEEEEEEEEEEEDRRGHHGDHEDDEEGEEYGEDGRHNGVSDGECEGDELDDLPNSCRNPWRGPISRKASQTSVYLQEWDIPYEQLDLGELIGKGRWGKVHKGRWHGEVAIRLLEMDGNNQDHLKLFKKEVMNYRQTRHENVVLFMGACMAPPHLAIITSFCKGRTLYSVVRDSKNPLDINKTRQIAQEIVKGMGYLHAKGIVHKDLKSKNVFHDINKVVITDFGLFGISGVVQEGRRENKLKLPHGWICYLAPEIVRRMSPGNNEDRLPFSAAADVYAFGTIWYELQARDWPITNQPVEAIIWQVGSGQGIKKVLAEVSLGKEVTEILSACWAYDPRERPTFTQLAEMLEKLPKLNRRLSHPGHFWKSAEL from the exons ATGCAGGTCAACGGTAACGGGTGTGATGAGCCCCCCCAGCGGCACCAAGCGGGGACCCCCGCCCGCACCCCCGGGtccagcacccccacccccgcccgcACCCCCGGCTCCGGCGCCCCCACCCCCGCGAGGACCCCCGGGTCTGGGACCGGGACCCCGGTGGCGGCCTACACCCTGCCCGGGACGCCCACCCTCATGGAGGAACACGGCTCCATGAACA aTAACTCCGGACACCGTGGATCCCCACAAACCGTGAGGAGAGACATCGGCCTCGCAGTCACACACAG GTTCTCCACCAAGTCCTGGCTGTCCCAGACGTGTCAGGTGTGTCAGAAGAACATGATGTTTGGGGTCAAGTGTAAGCACTGTCG GTTAAAGTGTCACAACAAGTGCACAAAGGAGGCTCCCTCGTGTCGGATCACCTTCCTGCCCA TCGCCAAGATCCGCAGAACCGAGTCGGTGCCGTCCGACATCAACAACCCGGTGGACCGGCCCGCCGAAGCGCCCCAGTTCGGGACGCTGCCCAAGGCCTTGACCAAGAAG GACCACCCCCCTGCGCTGAACCAGCTGGACTCGAGCAgcaacccctcctccaccacctcctccaccccctcctcccctgcccccTTCCAGCAGAGCAACCCCCCCAGCGCCACGCCCCCGCCCAACCCCTCCCCGAAGGGCCCTCGCGACGGACGCTTCCACTTCCCAG ATGTGTCCAGTCCAGTCAGTTTGCACTCCGAGCTCGCTGCCGACGCTGT CGAGGCGGAGACGGGCGCGGATGACGTCCATAACCAGCTggtggaggacgacgacgaggag CAGGAAGCAGAGGAGGACGCCCGGTTAGGAGAGCACGCTGTagaccaccagcagcaccccgACGAACGggacgaggacgaagaggaggaggaggaggaggaggaggaggaggaggaccggcgtggtcaccacggcgaccacgaggacgacgaggagggggaggagtacGGGGAGGACGGGCGCCACAACGGGGTGTCGGACGGCGAGTGCGAGGGCGACGAGCTGGACGACCTGCCCAACTCCTGCAGGAACCCGTGGCGGGGGCCCATCTCCCGCAAGGCCAGCCAGACCAGCGTGTACCTGCAGGAGTGGGACATCCCCTACGAGCAGCTGGACCTGGGGGAGCTCATCGGGAAG GGCCGCTGGGGGAAGGTCCACAAGGGGCGCTGGCACGGCGAGGTGGCCATCCGCCTGCTGGAGATGGACGGGAACAACCAGGACCACCTGAAGCTCTTCAAGAAGGAGGTGATGAACTACCGGCAGACGCGCCACGAGAACGTGGTGCTCTTCATGGGCGCCTGCATGGCCCCGCCCCACCTGGCCATCATCACCAG CTTCTGCAAAGGCAGGACGTTGTACTCTGTGGTGCGGGACTCCAAGAACCCCCTGGACATCAACAAGACCCGGCAGATCGCCCAGGAGATCGTCAAG GGAATGGGCTACCTCCACGCCAAAGGCATCGTCCACAAAGACCTCAAGTCCAAGAACGTGTTCCACGACATCAACAAGGTGGTGATCACGGACTTCGGCCTGTTCGGGATCTCTGGAGTGGTCCAGGAGGGAAG GCGtgagaacaagctgaagctgcCGCACGGCTGGATCTGCTACCTGGCGCCCGAGATCGTGCGGCGGATGAGCCCCGGAAACAACGAGGACCGCCTGCCCttctccgccgccgccgacgtCTACGCCTTCGG caCCATTTGGTACGAGCTGCAGGCCCGGGACTGGCCAATCACCAACCAGCCGGTGGAGGCCATCATCTGGCAGGTTGGCAGCGGGCAGGGCATCAAGAAGGTTCTGGCGGAGGTCAGCCTGGGCAAGGAGGTCACG gagATCCTGTCGGCCTGCTGGGCGTACGACCCGAGGGAGAGGCCCACCTTCACCCAGCTGGCCGAGATGCTGGAGAAACTCCCTAAGCTCAACCGCAGGCTCTCACACCCCGGACACTTCTGGAAGTCTGCAGA GTTGTAG
- the LOC132461062 gene encoding kinase suppressor of Ras 1-like isoform X3, producing the protein MQVNGNGCDEPPQRHQAGTPARTPGSSTPTPARTPGSGAPTPARTPGSGTGTPVAAYTLPGTPTLMEEHGSMNNNSGHRGSPQTVRRDIGLAVTHRFSTKSWLSQTCQVCQKNMMFGVKCKHCRLKCHNKCTKEAPSCRITFLPIAKIRRTESVPSDINNPVDRPAEAPQFGTLPKALTKKDHPPALNQLDSSSNPSSTTSSTPSSPAPFQQSNPPSATPPPNPSPKGPRDGRFHFPDVSSPVSLHSELAADAVEAETGADDVHNQLVEDDDEEEAEEDARLGEHAVDHQQHPDERDEDEEEEEEEEEEEEDRRGHHGDHEDDEEGEEYGEDGRHNGVSDGECEGDELDDLPNSCRNPWRGPISRKASQTSVYLQEWDIPYEQLDLGELIGKGRWGKVHKGRWHGEVAIRLLEMDGNNQDHLKLFKKEVMNYRQTRHENVVLFMGACMAPPHLAIITSFCKGRTLYSVVRDSKNPLDINKTRQIAQEIVKGMGYLHAKGIVHKDLKSKNVFHDINKVVITDFGLFGISGVVQEGRRENKLKLPHGWICYLAPEIVRRMSPGNNEDRLPFSAAADVYAFGTIWYELQARDWPITNQPVEAIIWQVGSGQGIKKVLAEVSLGKEVTEILSACWAYDPRERPTFTQLAEMLEKLPKLNRRLSHPGHFWKSAEL; encoded by the exons ATGCAGGTCAACGGTAACGGGTGTGATGAGCCCCCCCAGCGGCACCAAGCGGGGACCCCCGCCCGCACCCCCGGGtccagcacccccacccccgcccgcACCCCCGGCTCCGGCGCCCCCACCCCCGCGAGGACCCCCGGGTCTGGGACCGGGACCCCGGTGGCGGCCTACACCCTGCCCGGGACGCCCACCCTCATGGAGGAACACGGCTCCATGAACA aTAACTCCGGACACCGTGGATCCCCACAAACCGTGAGGAGAGACATCGGCCTCGCAGTCACACACAG GTTCTCCACCAAGTCCTGGCTGTCCCAGACGTGTCAGGTGTGTCAGAAGAACATGATGTTTGGGGTCAAGTGTAAGCACTGTCG GTTAAAGTGTCACAACAAGTGCACAAAGGAGGCTCCCTCGTGTCGGATCACCTTCCTGCCCA TCGCCAAGATCCGCAGAACCGAGTCGGTGCCGTCCGACATCAACAACCCGGTGGACCGGCCCGCCGAAGCGCCCCAGTTCGGGACGCTGCCCAAGGCCTTGACCAAGAAG GACCACCCCCCTGCGCTGAACCAGCTGGACTCGAGCAgcaacccctcctccaccacctcctccaccccctcctcccctgcccccTTCCAGCAGAGCAACCCCCCCAGCGCCACGCCCCCGCCCAACCCCTCCCCGAAGGGCCCTCGCGACGGACGCTTCCACTTCCCAG ATGTGTCCAGTCCAGTCAGTTTGCACTCCGAGCTCGCTGCCGACGCTGT CGAGGCGGAGACGGGCGCGGATGACGTCCATAACCAGCTggtggaggacgacgacgaggag GAAGCAGAGGAGGACGCCCGGTTAGGAGAGCACGCTGTagaccaccagcagcaccccgACGAACGggacgaggacgaagaggaggaggaggaggaggaggaggaggaggaggaccggcgtggtcaccacggcgaccacgaggacgacgaggagggggaggagtacGGGGAGGACGGGCGCCACAACGGGGTGTCGGACGGCGAGTGCGAGGGCGACGAGCTGGACGACCTGCCCAACTCCTGCAGGAACCCGTGGCGGGGGCCCATCTCCCGCAAGGCCAGCCAGACCAGCGTGTACCTGCAGGAGTGGGACATCCCCTACGAGCAGCTGGACCTGGGGGAGCTCATCGGGAAG GGCCGCTGGGGGAAGGTCCACAAGGGGCGCTGGCACGGCGAGGTGGCCATCCGCCTGCTGGAGATGGACGGGAACAACCAGGACCACCTGAAGCTCTTCAAGAAGGAGGTGATGAACTACCGGCAGACGCGCCACGAGAACGTGGTGCTCTTCATGGGCGCCTGCATGGCCCCGCCCCACCTGGCCATCATCACCAG CTTCTGCAAAGGCAGGACGTTGTACTCTGTGGTGCGGGACTCCAAGAACCCCCTGGACATCAACAAGACCCGGCAGATCGCCCAGGAGATCGTCAAG GGAATGGGCTACCTCCACGCCAAAGGCATCGTCCACAAAGACCTCAAGTCCAAGAACGTGTTCCACGACATCAACAAGGTGGTGATCACGGACTTCGGCCTGTTCGGGATCTCTGGAGTGGTCCAGGAGGGAAG GCGtgagaacaagctgaagctgcCGCACGGCTGGATCTGCTACCTGGCGCCCGAGATCGTGCGGCGGATGAGCCCCGGAAACAACGAGGACCGCCTGCCCttctccgccgccgccgacgtCTACGCCTTCGG caCCATTTGGTACGAGCTGCAGGCCCGGGACTGGCCAATCACCAACCAGCCGGTGGAGGCCATCATCTGGCAGGTTGGCAGCGGGCAGGGCATCAAGAAGGTTCTGGCGGAGGTCAGCCTGGGCAAGGAGGTCACG gagATCCTGTCGGCCTGCTGGGCGTACGACCCGAGGGAGAGGCCCACCTTCACCCAGCTGGCCGAGATGCTGGAGAAACTCCCTAAGCTCAACCGCAGGCTCTCACACCCCGGACACTTCTGGAAGTCTGCAGA GTTGTAG
- the LOC132461062 gene encoding kinase suppressor of Ras 1-like isoform X1, with product MQVNGNGCDEPPQRHQAGTPARTPGSSTPTPARTPGSGAPTPARTPGSGTGTPVAAYTLPGTPTLMEEHGSMNNNSGHRGSPQTVRRDIGLAVTHRFSTKSWLSQTCQVCQKNMMFGVKCKHCRLKCHNKCTKEAPSCRITFLPIAKIRRTESVPSDINNPVDRPAEAPQFGTLPKALTKKDHPPALNQLDSSSNPSSTTSSTPSSPAPFQQSNPPSATPPPNPSPKGPRDGRFHFPAACYFQHRQQFIFPDVSSPVSLHSELAADAVEAETGADDVHNQLVEDDDEEEAEEDARLGEHAVDHQQHPDERDEDEEEEEEEEEEEEDRRGHHGDHEDDEEGEEYGEDGRHNGVSDGECEGDELDDLPNSCRNPWRGPISRKASQTSVYLQEWDIPYEQLDLGELIGKGRWGKVHKGRWHGEVAIRLLEMDGNNQDHLKLFKKEVMNYRQTRHENVVLFMGACMAPPHLAIITSFCKGRTLYSVVRDSKNPLDINKTRQIAQEIVKGMGYLHAKGIVHKDLKSKNVFHDINKVVITDFGLFGISGVVQEGRRENKLKLPHGWICYLAPEIVRRMSPGNNEDRLPFSAAADVYAFGTIWYELQARDWPITNQPVEAIIWQVGSGQGIKKVLAEVSLGKEVTEILSACWAYDPRERPTFTQLAEMLEKLPKLNRRLSHPGHFWKSAEL from the exons ATGCAGGTCAACGGTAACGGGTGTGATGAGCCCCCCCAGCGGCACCAAGCGGGGACCCCCGCCCGCACCCCCGGGtccagcacccccacccccgcccgcACCCCCGGCTCCGGCGCCCCCACCCCCGCGAGGACCCCCGGGTCTGGGACCGGGACCCCGGTGGCGGCCTACACCCTGCCCGGGACGCCCACCCTCATGGAGGAACACGGCTCCATGAACA aTAACTCCGGACACCGTGGATCCCCACAAACCGTGAGGAGAGACATCGGCCTCGCAGTCACACACAG GTTCTCCACCAAGTCCTGGCTGTCCCAGACGTGTCAGGTGTGTCAGAAGAACATGATGTTTGGGGTCAAGTGTAAGCACTGTCG GTTAAAGTGTCACAACAAGTGCACAAAGGAGGCTCCCTCGTGTCGGATCACCTTCCTGCCCA TCGCCAAGATCCGCAGAACCGAGTCGGTGCCGTCCGACATCAACAACCCGGTGGACCGGCCCGCCGAAGCGCCCCAGTTCGGGACGCTGCCCAAGGCCTTGACCAAGAAG GACCACCCCCCTGCGCTGAACCAGCTGGACTCGAGCAgcaacccctcctccaccacctcctccaccccctcctcccctgcccccTTCCAGCAGAGCAACCCCCCCAGCGCCACGCCCCCGCCCAACCCCTCCCCGAAGGGCCCTCGCGACGGACGCTTCCACTTCCCAG CTGCCTGCTACTTCCAGCACAGACAGCAGTTTATCTTCCCTG ATGTGTCCAGTCCAGTCAGTTTGCACTCCGAGCTCGCTGCCGACGCTGT CGAGGCGGAGACGGGCGCGGATGACGTCCATAACCAGCTggtggaggacgacgacgaggag GAAGCAGAGGAGGACGCCCGGTTAGGAGAGCACGCTGTagaccaccagcagcaccccgACGAACGggacgaggacgaagaggaggaggaggaggaggaggaggaggaggaggaccggcgtggtcaccacggcgaccacgaggacgacgaggagggggaggagtacGGGGAGGACGGGCGCCACAACGGGGTGTCGGACGGCGAGTGCGAGGGCGACGAGCTGGACGACCTGCCCAACTCCTGCAGGAACCCGTGGCGGGGGCCCATCTCCCGCAAGGCCAGCCAGACCAGCGTGTACCTGCAGGAGTGGGACATCCCCTACGAGCAGCTGGACCTGGGGGAGCTCATCGGGAAG GGCCGCTGGGGGAAGGTCCACAAGGGGCGCTGGCACGGCGAGGTGGCCATCCGCCTGCTGGAGATGGACGGGAACAACCAGGACCACCTGAAGCTCTTCAAGAAGGAGGTGATGAACTACCGGCAGACGCGCCACGAGAACGTGGTGCTCTTCATGGGCGCCTGCATGGCCCCGCCCCACCTGGCCATCATCACCAG CTTCTGCAAAGGCAGGACGTTGTACTCTGTGGTGCGGGACTCCAAGAACCCCCTGGACATCAACAAGACCCGGCAGATCGCCCAGGAGATCGTCAAG GGAATGGGCTACCTCCACGCCAAAGGCATCGTCCACAAAGACCTCAAGTCCAAGAACGTGTTCCACGACATCAACAAGGTGGTGATCACGGACTTCGGCCTGTTCGGGATCTCTGGAGTGGTCCAGGAGGGAAG GCGtgagaacaagctgaagctgcCGCACGGCTGGATCTGCTACCTGGCGCCCGAGATCGTGCGGCGGATGAGCCCCGGAAACAACGAGGACCGCCTGCCCttctccgccgccgccgacgtCTACGCCTTCGG caCCATTTGGTACGAGCTGCAGGCCCGGGACTGGCCAATCACCAACCAGCCGGTGGAGGCCATCATCTGGCAGGTTGGCAGCGGGCAGGGCATCAAGAAGGTTCTGGCGGAGGTCAGCCTGGGCAAGGAGGTCACG gagATCCTGTCGGCCTGCTGGGCGTACGACCCGAGGGAGAGGCCCACCTTCACCCAGCTGGCCGAGATGCTGGAGAAACTCCCTAAGCTCAACCGCAGGCTCTCACACCCCGGACACTTCTGGAAGTCTGCAGA GTTGTAG